Genomic window (Daucus carota subsp. sativus chromosome 5, DH1 v3.0, whole genome shotgun sequence):
GATTTTGGGACAAAGGAGATCTCGCCAAAATAATGAGGGCATGTATCATATTACATAACATGATTGTCGAGGATGAAAGAGATACATATGCCACTCCATTTGGTCCTCTACCGACTTACGATGATGCAACAAATGGTTTATCACAACCGATTCTAGAGGAAAAACCTTTTATTCCTTACGAAAggtatattcaaaataattttcgaaTTCGTGACAGAGAGAAGCATCGCCAACTACAAGCTGATTTAATTGAGCATATCTCGCAATTTCATAATAAtcgttaatttatttaatatgtaatgtttttaattttatgtttttaatttatgtttttcgTATTCTTGTAATGCATTTTCAAGTTatgtattttcatttaattatgAGTGTGTttactaatatattttgtttcttaaatatcatttaagttatgttattataataaataaaaaaaaggtttaCGGCTTGtgtttatcaaatataatatatgaagtgAATGAATGAAATCATTCATTTATGCGGACTCGGGCTCTAATGCGGTGGAGCAACACAGACAACTCCAAAACCAAACTACATTTTGCTTGCGTGGCTCAGAAAATGGGTCCTACAAAACTTGGATCCGGGCTTTGCGTTGCTGATGGTCTTAAAAAGCAAACCAGATTAGTTAGGGTAATTAATTGATTAGTGGCCGTATGGCCCGTATCTATAGCCTTGCTGTTGAGAATTAGTAAATGGGCCATATATCATAAAAATGATTAGGTTCTCAGGTTACACAGTGACAGTTGGGAATATAAATGGGGCGTCAATCATGTCCATTGTCCAAGCCTCCAAAGcacttaatttaaataaaataaagcttTTTATGAATACGATAGAATATGTAAATGAGATTAAACGcttgttaaaaataattaatggaCGTTGCAAAACGCCAAACGGGTTGTACCATTTTTTTTggagaaaaaaaatacaatttaaatattttccaaaaaataaagatatatcaTCTACTATCTACTATATCTATTAAACGAGAACAAGTTCTTTTCCTGAGCAAATTAATTCCTCGGTTCGGACACTCCAAGCCTACTTCCAAACCTGCTCACACATATAGAAACCCAGAGACATCTCTACATCTTCACAGACAGACACTTGCAGCTTCTCCCCGGTCCCCGTTCAGTATCCATGTTCATGTCAACGAATTAGCATATACCACAAAAACCCTCACCTTTAGCGGTCTCTTAGCATATTAGTGATATATGCATAACAGCCCTATATGCACGTATCATTCTGCTACTTACCCCATGTGTCCTGCCGTTTCTGTTTTCCGACCCACTGCCACCGTTGCCGCCTCGTCCTCTCCTCCATCACTCTCCTTCAATCAACCCCACCAAACATTTTCTCAACATCCCTTACCAAACCACGCAGATTTTGCACTTTTTCCTCATTTTCTTCATCCAGGACTTCTGTCGAACACATAGACTGTAATGCTGAAGTTGAAGGAATATGGGATTTTCCCAACTCTGGTGCCGCCACAGCTAATGTGAACACATGGTCTGGAGCTGCTATGCTCACGCTGTTGCTCAGAGCGTTTATCGCTGATTCGTATTTAGCATTATCGACGATCATCGTTGCTTCGTTTCTTTATGTTCTGGTATGATATGCATTCGCTATTTTGtttacttattattattaccACGAATCATGATTATGTTTTAAATCTTTTTTGTTGTAATTAAATATGAAGTAGCTGAAAATTTGTATAATGATATAGAATGAAGTGATTTATTGGTAACACAAGTGATCATGCTATGGTAATAGGTAATAAGTAATGTAAGTTCTTAACTTTGTATACATTTTAAGCATTCTGCTGGTGTTCAATTAAACGATTGACAGTTTGGAAGGTTCAGAAATGCattaaatatgtatatgtttATGAATATAGGCATTCATTTGGATCTTAGATTGTTCTAAAGAATGTAAGATAGCAAAGGGTTTAGATCTGAGCCGCTTCATCATTGCTTAATTGGGTGTTTAAGTAAGTCAATTTAACTAACCGTTCACTTTAACCAACTCTACATAAGTACAACTGTTTTTCCAGCCAACTGCAATTAGAGCCTGATCATGCTCTAAATTAGCTATCTAGCTGTAGCTGCATATGACTGTTGTACATTTTgcacaatatttcaaaataatggCCCATGACTACAAATCCGATGGTAATTAATATTCTGTCACAAGAAATGTACACTGCCAACTTAATCCTAGCCAAATGCATGCTTTCTATATACTTTTTTCACCCAACTAAAATTTGAGTTAGCCATCTACTACCAAGATCATAGCATGGCACATGCCATATATCGGTGTGATTACAAATGTAAAATGTTAGAAACAAATACTATCAAGTATCTAAAAGTCAAGAAATGTGTTGAGGTGTGTCATTCACTTACTTGAGctctttatatttttcaaaaaaaaaatcaaatacaagtAATTTGGATTCCAAAGAATTCGTCCATCATATATGTTTGGAATCATTTGCATAATTCTTGGATTTTTATCATGTATGTACTCTGCTGGCAACACAATCCTCAATgtaatgtatttatatattggcCGAAGGTTTTGTTGTCACTTTTTGTATCCTTAAATGATTTAGTTTTTGCTTCTCGTGTAGTTTCATCTAAATCACCTCAAAGTTGGGGCAGATATCATGATTCAAAGGGCACCTTATCAggtaaataataattacatgaGTAAGAAATCTCGATGTGTGGAACTCAACTTTGGCTTACTTGCTCGAAGACAAGCATCCAAGGTCTTTATGCTGACTATTCTGAATCAGAAATTAATCCCATGTATGCTTAAAAGGAGGATGAAGTTGCGCGTGCGACAAGGGATATCAGTTCTGAAGATGTTTGAAATTTGGTTCTGAAGAGGTGGAGGTTTAGAAGAATCTCAAATGTTCAATATATTGTTCTTGCTCCATGAATGGAGAGTTACGAGGCTTATTTGGCTGATGGTTCTGATGGTAGGTACTCCTTTAGTACTTGAGTATGTTTTCAGGTCCTTAGCTTTTAGCAGAAATCATTGTGTCAGAGATGCCAAGTGAAAAAGAAATTATGCATGAGACAGATTTTTATTGGTCCCATCTATATGATGTGTtctatttatcaaattttaatttatcttagggtctttttttttaaaacttctgAAGGTAACTGCTCATAATGCGGACTAACAGTACtgtgtataaaatatatctgCAATTCTGCATAGTACATAATGCCATCTTTGTCTGCTGTTCCATTATGTGAAAAACTTTCATCATAAATGGGTAAATATTCAAACAGAAGTTGGTGCGTTTTCCCCAATATGCAAACCTGAGTGTCACCACCCCAGATACTCATATTGTGTGATTGAAATATATGTACTAGTGTTATTAATTCTTTTTGTTTACAAGCCTTAGCTAGCTGCATGTCATTCCTTTGTTTTTGCCTTGTAGTGATTGAGTAAGTACTTTTTTATGCCAAGTCTTTTTGTGTTAAATACTCCTGTTGgagagcacgattggatagccaagtggtgggtttatcctctattGTTCCGCGAAACCTGGGttcgggttcgactctggctcattcCGAGAAGTATTAGAACATATACTTATTTGTAAGGCATATTAGCctatattgtcaaaaaaaattgaaaaaaatactcCTGTTTGAACATATATCAAATCTTAGCATAGGAGATACTCTAATCTTGAATTATAAGCATGGGACGTAGAAAAACAATGTCAAAACAATCCTTCCTTCTTTCCCCttgttacaaaatattttcttcaGCACAAGAAGTACGACAAaaacattaaacaacaatcaaaGATATATTTTAAACACAACTGAAGACCCTTGATTCATTTACAGACCTTTCTGTGGTACAAGGGTTCTGGGAAACACTTTAATGGGGACTTTTCAATGGCTGTAGTTCAAGCCAATAATTTACTGGAGGATCAGAGTCAGCTTGAATCAGGCTGTCTGAGCTTGAACGAGTCAGGCCCGTATTGTACTTCTGTAGGAGTTTATGATTCATGTGGCCGTGAATCAGGCTGTCTGAGCTTGAACGAGTCAGGCCCGTATTGTACTTCTGTAGGAGTTTATGATGGACATGTGGCCGTGAGACATTGCGTTTATCAGTGTTCAACTCTTTCAGCTTCTAAAGAGTAGGTATCGTTTCTTCTAATAGAGTTTTAAGTCATTGTATTGGATTTGTTAGTTTCTTACAAGAAATAAGATATACTAAATGGACGCAAACCGTAGATTTTGTTGAATACTGGTCACTGGTGTTTATTAGTCATTTGAACCTTCATGATGACACAGTTGTAGCTGACTTGTTctgtacatgtttttgttttaGGCCAAACCCTATTAAATTTGACGTGTTCCTTAAAAAAAACCGAGGATGGTTCCATTCATGTATGGGGAACCaaataaaatgaacttgtaaACAATTGAGGAATCATTGATGTGTATGCTTTTAGTCTCTCTTACTTTTCCGAGGGTTTGAGGTTAATTATATGTCTGTGTTTGACAGAATTTGCATCTGAGCATCAATCCATGTTAGAGGAGGTAAGAAAAGCATTCTATGCAACAGAAGAGAGTTTTACATCTATTGTTCGCGAGCAATGGCCAATACAACCACAACTTGCCGCAGTTGGGTCCTGTTGCTTGGTTGGAGTGATATGCAATGGAAATCTCTATATTGCAAATCCTGGTGATTCATGTGCTGTGTTAGGCAGGTTTGTCAAGGCAACAGGGGAAGTTCTTGCTATTCAGCTTTTAGCGGAACATAATACGTGCATCAAGTCTGTAAGACAAGAGTTACATTCTGTTCACCCAGATGATCGGCGAATAGCTGTAATCATATGTAATTCCTGTCTACGGGTCCCGGATCTATCTTTCCAAAGTCGACAACTCAAAAAATGTAAGACtctgaacttgtaaatttataCTTTTCACTAGCCATTTGGTCTGCCACAATGATGTCTAACACCTTGAAGACCTTAGTTGTGTTGACCAATACTAGCTCCATGGCTATCCGTCTCAGCCACTATCAGCCTTCTGCAACTATTTTTGCCTTTACAAATGAGTTAGTTGTACAATTACATTCTTAATTTGAGTATGATGCTTACCTTCCTTGATTGTAGGTGCTGATTGAAGGTACATGGAGGGTCCAGTTAGTATTTAAAGTTGAAAGAAACAATTGCTCCTGATAATTATTGATAATAAATGCCTACGAATGTTAATAGTACTTTTTCTTCATGATTGTCTTTCTTTTTGTAGGAGGTCCTGTTTTAAATCCTCATTAATTATGTGGAGATTTAAGCCTTTCACGCATAAAGAACAAGCGGGACTTGAAGGACGCGTCGTTGACATTGGCAATCTGAAAGTCCACGTCCGTAATGTCATTGCTGAGGGAGGGTTTTCTTGTGTTTACCTAGCTCGAGATGCTATAAATGGTCCTAAACAGTATGCAATAAAGCACATTATTTGCAATGATGAAGAATCCCTTGAAATGGTGATGAAGGAAATCTCTGTGATGAAATCACTTAAAGGGCACCCAAATGTTGTTACTCTATGTGCACATACCATAATGGACATGGGCCGCACAAAAGAGGCTCTTCTTGTGATGGAGTATTGTGAGAAGTCTCTGGTTAATGTGCTTGAGAGTAGAGGGGCTGGTTACTATGAGGAGAAACAGATACTTGCTATTTTCAGGGATGTGTGTAATGCAGTCTTTGCTATGCATTGCCAGTCCCCGCCTATTGCTCACAGGTAATTAAGAacatttttaaagatttttaataTTCATTGTTTACTATAATCTTCAGAAGTCTTTTTT
Coding sequences:
- the LOC108223529 gene encoding probable protein phosphatase 2C 46 isoform X5, producing MESYEAYLADGSDEFASEHQSMLEEVRKAFYATEESFTSIVREQWPIQPQLAAVGSCCLVGVICNGNLYIANPGDSCAVLGRFVKATGEVLAIQLLAEHNTCIKSVRQELHSVHPDDRRIAVIICNSCLRVPDLSFQSRQLKKCAD
- the LOC108223529 gene encoding uncharacterized protein LOC108223529 isoform X1, coding for MRSCFKSSLIMWRFKPFTHKEQAGLEGRVVDIGNLKVHVRNVIAEGGFSCVYLARDAINGPKQYAIKHIICNDEESLEMVMKEISVMKSLKGHPNVVTLCAHTIMDMGRTKEALLVMEYCEKSLVNVLESRGAGYYEEKQILAIFRDVCNAVFAMHCQSPPIAHRYFG
- the LOC108223529 gene encoding uncharacterized protein LOC108223529 isoform X3; this encodes MRSCFKSSLIMWRFKPFTHKEQAGLEGRVVDIGNLKVHVRNVIAEGGFSCVYLARDAINGPKQYAIKHIICNDEESLEMVMKEISVMKSLKGHPNVVTLCAHTIMDMGRTKEALLVMEYCEKSLVNVLESRGAGYYEEKQILAIFRDVCNAVFAMHCQSPPIAHS
- the LOC108223529 gene encoding uncharacterized protein LOC108223529 isoform X2; amino-acid sequence: MRSCFKSSLIMWRFKPFTHKEQAGLEGRVVDIGNLKVHVRNVIAEGGFSCVYLARDAINGPKQYAIKHIICNDEESLEMVMKEISVMKSLKGHPNVVTLCAHTIMDMGRTKEALLVMEYCEKSLVNVLESRGAGYYEEKQILAIFRDVCNAVFAMHCQSPPIAHRQGS
- the LOC108223529 gene encoding uncharacterized protein LOC108223529 isoform X4 produces the protein MWRFKPFTHKEQAGLEGRVVDIGNLKVHVRNVIAEGGFSCVYLARDAINGPKQYAIKHIICNDEESLEMVMKEISVMKSLKGHPNVVTLCAHTIMDMGRTKEALLVMEYCEKSLVNVLESRGAGYYEEKQILAIFRDVCNAVFAMHCQSPPIAHRYFG